ATTGTAAAACACTCTATAAAATAAATTTCGACAGCCGGAAGGAAGGCAAACCGAACGTTGTTATAAAAAAGGGAGCAAACGTCAGTTTCGGAAAAAATGCCAAAGTTTCGATAAAGGGAGGCATGCTTATAGAAGACGGCGCGAAAGTTGAATTTTTAGGAGAATTGGAGTTGATAGAAAAAGGAGATAAAACTTTAATTAAAAAAAATGAAAACAAATTGAATCGGAACTATTGACAGAACAAGATGAAGTTTTCAAAAGAAGGTTTGTTTTGTTGCCGTCTAATTAATTTTTTAAATAGCAAGGGGGAAGCACCGTGAAAACTTTTATAATCTCCTTGTCGATTCTATTTTGGATTAAGATTTCCGCCGTTGATTACCCTGACACATTCAAGTTCGTAGAAGTCCCGGATCCTCTTTCGGGGTCAAATCTGCCGCATCTTTTAATACCGAGACCCTGCCCTTTGGTCGGGGAGACTATTGTTAATTATCATTTCGGAAAAATTCAGGTCAGGTCGACCCAGATCGAAGGCATAAGTGGAAAACATGAATAATCGAGGTTCGACCCTTTCAACACGACAAAATCCGCGATAATTTTGAATCCTCAATCGCTTTGGAATTTGTATTCAATTTCTTCAAGACCTTTCAACAGTCCACAGAACCTTCTGAATTATTGCCCTTTGAGCGAACACAGATGGGACAGGCAGAATATCCAGCTTATCTGGGAGATTGACGAATACAAAATCTTGACTTTTGACGTTGTTACAGGAGTTTTAGATACTGTAATAGATTTCGAAATCGATCCTGCCTTGTCTACTCTCATAAATGCAGGGGACGTCTACAGGATAACTATGAACAACGAAGGGGAAACCTCCAGGGATAAAAGATACTGGGCGTTTATTCTGCAGGGAAATTCTTCGGTCGATTACAGACCGGGATACATTTTTACATGGGACAGAACACTCGATTCCGTTTTGGGTGTCTATGAAGTGTCAGCCCTGGAATCGGATATCGATTGGGCCGGAATGTCATGGCTTGGAAATTATGTGCTGATTGGAGATATGTCGGATAACACGGGAAATCTTGTCGGATTGACGAGTCCGACAAAGAATTCAGCTATTTTCACAGACTTGATTACACAAGGTCTCACGCTGATTTGGGGCTTGATGTTGAAGGCAATGAAGTCATCGTCATGCAGAACAACCGAACGGATTTCATAGACCTGATACCAATTGACACTCTGACTAAGCCTATTCTCGTCTCCGGGGGAAGCTACGCTGGAACAAACAGGACTCCGTTGATGATTCTCTTCTACAACAGCGGCTCGCCCCACGGGCTGAATTCAGGAGTTCATATTTCTTGCAACTACCCTGGTTTCGCAGTTGTCTCGACGACTATAGAGCCTTCTCTTGGGGAACAAAATTGGCTGTACAGGACGATTTCTCTTGTCAGATTAGACGAGCATGACGCCAGGGTTTTTTATCTTTTAAACTTTACAACACGACACAGGAATACTACGAGGAAACACACGCTGCGATTTCCGGCGATAGCGATGTAGCCCCGGGAGTTTATTTTATAACTTTCAATACAGGAATGTACGAAATTACTAAAAAAACGATTTCTTTGATTTGACGCGAAAAACCGATAAAATTACCTAAATTCTGGTTTCAATGGATTTTTGAAATGAGATTATTCTTCTTCTCCTGAAGTGATTGAAAACGAAGAATTTTCTTCGGCCTCGGCTATTCCGTCTTTTTTCCACTCGATTTCCAACTCAATTTTCTCTTTGTCCTTTTTCAATTCAGCTTCGAGTTCAAAACTTACTGTTCCTTCTGGGACAAGGGTGATGATTTCACCATTTTTTTCAATGATCACCTTTCCCGATTTTAGGGAATTGACCAAACTCTCAAGATGCTCCAAAACATTTTGAATTTCTCCCCTGGTCTTGATTTTGATCTCTTTCTTCGACATTTTTTCTCCTTTTTTTAAGCCATTGAAACCAGAATTTTTACTAGATTTTTGGGGTCAATTTTCGGGTAACTCTGTGGAGATACCAGTTGAGTGTCAATGATTTTTACACCCAGTTCTTCAATTTTATTTTTTTCAATTCTAAACGGATAAGACGCGTTTTGAGTGTCCAAAAGCACGAAATTTAAAACTCCGGCCACTCTTTTAGGGCAGATTTTTAAATACTCTGAGATGGTTTTGATCTGACTTAAAAGATCTAAACCCTTCATTTCGGGATCAACGTAAGTGTTTGGGACGTAGATTTTAGTGTTGGGGTTGGCTAAAATCGATTTTCCGACATCAAGAGGCAAGAAATTCGATATCAAGCTGGAATAAAAGCTTCCGAAGGGGTAACATATCAAGTCGGCGCTTTTTATCAGGTTAGAAATATCGGGTTTTATTTTTATTTCAAAGGGTTTCATGCCCTCGGGATCGCTTGAAAGATAAATTCTTTTAATGCGGGATTTGATTTTTGGCGTTTCTTTTCCGGTTATAAGGTGCTGACCGTAAAGAAAAGAGTGGTTTTGGAGTTCTGAGACAATATTTAGTGAATTTTGAACGACAGGTTTGACAATTCCTTTGACCCCGACCAACTTGGTGAATGTATAAAGAGTAGAATCTATGTTCCTGTCGCTGGAAAGATAACCTCCTGCCAAGACAATGTTACCGATGTTGGCTCCCCGGAAATCGAATTTACCAGATGTTTTTTTTAAAAATTTTTTGATGTAGGCCGAAATAATACTTTTCATCGGGTAATCGATGGAGAGAATCAAGTCATGTTCTCCTTCGGACATTTTTATGAGTATGTCTCTTGCGGCAGAGTTTTTAACGTTGCTTGAAAGCCTGTAGCTGAACAACGAGTAGATTCTTTTATTTGATTTTTCGGATGTATCGGCTAAAGCCATCAACCTGTTCCTTAAATCTCCAACTGAGAGAACCCCGAATTCCTTTCGGATTTTTGCAGAACTTCCTCCTGAATCGAACGGCGTTATTAAGTGAATGGAATTATGCGTGTATTTGACAAGGACTTTTGATGTGTCCCTCAGGGAACTGCCTCCGCTGAAAAAAAGAATTTTTGGACCGTATTCAGGAGATTTTTTGTATCTGGCGCACACCCAGGGATCTTTCAATTTCACCCTTTTCCTCAAAATGATTTTTGTTTTCATTTTCAACCTGAAATGGTTTTAAGAAAAAATTCCGAAGCGAAATCGAAGTCCGGTTTGCCGGTTGCTTCAAATACCCGGCTTTTTTCTAAAGTTCTCAAAAAAGATCTGTCTTGATCCGAATGATAATTACCAATATAAAAAAGACCCGGTGGTTTTAGAAATGACGGGTAAAGGTCAGGTCTGTTTTTCAATTCAATTCTTTCGATTTTTGTGTTCTCCGGCGATTTTCTTGACCAATTAAGTATTAGAAGATATTTTAATTTGCTTTCAAGTTTGAACTTTTCTTTTCCGAAAATGTCTTCGATAAACACGTCAAATTTTCTTTCTTCATTCCAAAGACTTTCTCTGTCCATGCTTTTATAATAATCCAACTCGCTTTTTATCAACATTTGCCTTAAATAAGGGTTGTTTACAATAGTACCGGGATTAATTCGGGGATATTTGGCGATTCCGTAGATCAAGGCTTCATCTCCCGCGTCTTTGCATAAAACTCTGTCGTTGCTTATGAAAGCAAGTCCTCTGGATACAAGCTGCAGAGCGAGAGTTGATTTACCTGTGCCTGAGAATCCTGATATGGCAATCCCTTTTCTGAAATGTGAGACAGCGGAAGAATGCAAAAGAATGCTTCCGGATTCGATCATTTTCTGAATAAACCTGTTGTTGATGTAGTTTATTATCTGATTCGAATTGTTCAGACAATCCCCTATAGCAAGGTTGATATTTCCCCCGAAAACGAAAACCATACCGGTTAAAATCTTTCTTACGCATCTGCCGTCAGTTAAATCATGGAATTCTTCTTTGATTTTATTTTTTCCTGGATCCGGTTGCTTTTTCTCGAAATTCAAGTTGAAAAACAATTCTCGGCTGTTGGCGATTTCAATAATTGTCGCCTTATCGCATTGTCGTGAAATAAAATTACTGTAGTATTTTTTTAAAAGGGTTAAAAGGTCTTGCGAATCTGTTTTTATAGAAAATTTCTGACCGCAAAAATTCAGGCAGATGGAATATTTCATCTGAAATTTATCGTTGAATTCTTCTTTAATGGACTCCACTGTCCAATTCAAATTATCCTCCGATTTTGTCAATCACGTATTGGGCGTACATTTTTGCCGCATTAATGTTAAGAGCTTGGAAAAGGCCTTTAAAACCACCGAAAGGAGACGCTTCAAAAACAAGTGGCCCTTCAGGCGTCACTGCGATATCAATGCAAGTGAAATCGAGTTCAAAAAGATCCTGAGCTTTTTTTGCCATGTCGATTATCTCCGAAGAAGGCTCAAATTTTTCATACCTGCCTCCAGAGAGGGTAGTTGTGTTCCATGAATTGTTTGTCCTCACTCTTGCGTAGGATCCAATGAAATTTCCGCCGAGGAAAACCACGCCTATGTCTTTTTGAGGGATTTCAACGAATTTCTGGATGTACATGATTGGATTTCCTTCATTTTGAAAATTCCGGATATTGCTTTCTATTTCGATATCATCATGAAAGATGACTTTCATGCCTCTCGCTTTCGAAGTAAACAATGGTTTGAAAACGGCTTTTTTATAGATTTTCACAGTTTCAAGCGCTTTTTTTGTGTCTTCCGTGATCACTGTAGCAGGAATTGGTATTCCACCTGTTTCTAACCTCAATGTGCCGCTTAGCCTGTCAAAGCAATTCATCATAGAATCAGGTTTTGAAAATATTCGAGTGCCTTTTTGATGTAGATACTTTAAGAGTTCAAGACGTTCTAAAGTATCTGAATTGTATTGAGGGCCGATTTTTTTTACTATTATCGCATCCAGATGGCTCAGGTCTAAATCTTCGCAGGAAAGGCTTCCGGATATGGAATCATAGTGTACCTGCGACATGTCTATAACTTTCCGGAAACCAGTTATTTTTTGGATTTCATCGGCCAAGATTTCAGTTGACCATGCGCCTGGGAGGCCAATAACCGCGATTTGATCTTTGATCATAAGGACAGAATCTCAACAGGGAAAATAAAATCCCCGTTTTTCTGTGAATCTGAAAGTTTCAATTTTTCCAATAAATATCTCGATCTCAGAAGCATCTCCTTCGCGAAGTCTTTTTCCAAAGCGAATCTGGTTGAAGTTATCAGGGATCTTGCTACGCCAATAGAAAGCCTTTGTTCAAACGTAGGGTCGTTTGCAGAACAGGCGAAAATCCTGACCTGTGAAAGAACGAAATTGTTTATTTCGTCGATTCTCGATCTCATCGAATTGTCGAAAATTGGAATTCTGAAATTAGACACCAAAAAAACTGACAAGTCCTGGACATAGTCACCGTATTTTGAACGGAAAAGGTCGACGAAAAATATCCTGTCTTCCGCTTGCCCGTACAAAATGTTGTCGGAATTGAAGTCTCCGTGCAGCAAAACGGAAAATGAGCATGTGAATTTTTTTTCTTCCAGACTCTTAAGTTGCAAAAGTAAGTTTTTTATAGGAATTTGTCTGATGTCGAGAACGCTGAGTTCCAATTCGTCGAATTCCGGATGAGCTCCTATTACGTCGTCAATTCTCGTCAACACTTGATTTATAAAATCAGATTTCGCAGGGGTATCTTTTTTTGTTTCTATCCAGACCGTTTTGATCTTGTCGCAGAGTCTTTTCACGGCTTTTTCAACTGTTTTGTCGTTTTCCGTGAATACCAATTGCTGAAAATTCATGGCGTCCAGATACTGAATCAGGAGGACGGCGTTGTTGTCTTTTTCCATAAAACCAAAGGTTTTAGGGACAAGGTCAGGAAATTTTTCTGACCAGATTTTCAGGTTGTAATCTTCTTTTTGGAGCTTATCCCTGTTCCCTTCTTTGTAAATTATGTTGTCGTTAGAATTTTCTTTTTTATTTGTCTTAATCCTCTCAATACGGCATCCAGATTTCGTCTCGACTCCGATATCTTCAAGAAAGACGATATCACACTTGGTCTTTTCTTTTAACATCGTAAAATCGTAAATTTTGAGCCTGGTTCCCGCAACAGAAGAAATTATAGCCTCTCCAATATTTTGAAAAGCGTCTCCTATCCTTTCAAGGTATCTTATGATTGTGTATAGAGCCAGATACTCTCTTGTCCTGTCCCCTGCTTTTTTGATTTTTTCAACCAATACCGTGAAATCTTCCTTGTACAAACCGTCCAAGATGAGTTCTGTTCGGCAGATTTTGATTGCGTTTTGAGTGTTTTTTGTGAAAAAACTTTTTTCAATAAGATCAATGGAGTTAAAAATCTCGTTGAAATACCTGTCAAAGTCTACATTCTGAAGGATGCTCTTTTCAAAAATATGAGAAGTTTGCTTAGAGATGCTCTCGCATAGATCGCCGATTCTTTCGAGGTTTGAAGCAATTGTATTCAGGGACATAATTGTCATAAGATCAGTTTCTTTAGTGCTTTTGCTTAAAGATGAATAGGCTTTTTTCAAAATTATATTCTTCAGATTGTCAACGTAATTACCGGGGGAAAGAATTCTGGAAGCGTCATTTTCATGCGGTGAAGAAAGGCATTCTTTTGTCGCGACTATCTGTTTTTTGACTTCGATAATCAGAAATTTTAAATTCTCTTCAAGGCTGAACTTCATACTATATGCATGTGTTTATGAACAGCTTGTCGCCTGGTTTATCGGTGTTTTTTTTCCAGCTGAATTTTACTGTCAGTTTGGATTTACCGTCCTTGACTTTCGATTTAATCTCGAGGTTGATCAAACCCTCGGGTTTAAGCAAGATTTCTTCTTTGCCTCTTTTGAAAACAAGTTCTCCTTTTTTGAACCCTTCTGTCAAAGTCGCCAGATGTTTTATTATGGATTCATTGTCGAGAAGAGATTCGTATTTGAAGTCATTTTTCTGAGACATAAAACCCCCCCTGCTAATTTAATCTGTTTGAGTATTCGTCTATAAGCGCGTCTTTATCAGAGCCAATTTCTTTTAATTTTTTTTGAATTTCTTTTGCGTACCATGCCGGTTGAAAGCCGACTTCTCTGTATAGTTTTTCTGGATCTCGAAGGTCTGAAGATTTGATTTTCTCACCTAAATGAGTGTCGTCGCCCATTGTGGCGAGAATTGGCTTTTTGTTCAAACCGGAATTTTTCTTTTTGATTACCGATATCAAAAATTCTGTAAACTCTCGGGACTGTGGGTTCCATATTTCGTAACCGTCGACGTCATAGTCGGCCAGAAGGATAGGCCAGAACTGTTCTGGATGCGGTACTATTACACAGCCTCCAAGTTTTCTGGTCTCTTCGATTATTTCCTGAACCCTGAAAAAATATCCTGTGTTGAAATTTTTTTTGACCTTTCTTTTCACTGCGCTCAGCAAAAGAAGGCTCTTGTTGATTAAGTTTATGGGGTAAGAATCTTTCTGAGCGATTATGAAATTTGACAGAAGCTTGTTTTTTTTTGAATCAGGGGGCAATTGGAATTCTTGCATCATTTTTTTGACTTTGAGAACCTGTTTTGAAACGAAATAAACAGTATCGGTATCTGTTCCGGTCTCTTTTGACGCTTCGTTTAAAAGGGCTGATTTTCTTGAATTCAATATGGAATCTATGAATTTATTTAATTGACTCGACCTGTAGTTGAAAGTGTGAGACAACATGTCTCTTAAAACACTGTAATTATCGAGCTTTGCATTCTTGAAGTGGAGTAGGAGCTGAACTTTTTTGTTGAATTCTTTCGCAAAGCAGTCGACTTCGACCCCTGAAAAATCGTCATAACTAAGTATCTGGTTGTGCTGGGTGGGGATTATCAACTCTTTTATCTTGTTGGGAAACATTTTTTGGATTCTTTTTTTTGCGATTTCTATCGGGACATTTTCCGGATGCCAGTGTATTGCCAGTACAGATCTCGTGTCTGTATATATCACAGGCGGGTTGATTATCTTTTCGATTTCTTCAGGTAAAAGCTCGAAGCGAATTATGTTTTGAAAAATTTCTATGTCTCTTTGTGTTAATTCATCATCGTTTTTTGCTGTTTTCATCAGTATCATAGAGCTCTCCTTTTTCATAAATAAAACCAGCTGTTTTTAAACGGAGAATTAAGTTTGTATTAAAGGAGTGTTAACGACAACATTTCTTTAAAATCAATATTTCTGTAGTTTCACCATAACTTCTCCAGGTAAAAGGAAGTGGTGGAATTTAAAATAACAACTTTTTTTTTGGTTTGAAAAATGTTTTAATCCATGAGCTTTAATAATAAGGATGAATATGAGAAAAACTTTGACTATATTTTCAGGAGAAATTTAATGGCTGATGTGTATTATCACAGAATATCTAACAATATAACAGATGGATTTATATCCTATATCTCACGTAAACTACTTGAAAAGATCGTATCTTCTGAGAATATCCAATTTTCGAAAAAAGTCCCCCTCAAAGTCCATTTCGGAGAAAAGGGAAACGCCACTTACAACAAACCTGCTTTCTATTCAGGTGTGATAGACTTTTTAAAGTCTAAGGGTTTAGAGACATGCTATATTGAGACAAACGTCCTGTACAGGGGAGAGAGGACGAGAAGAGACACCCACATACAACTCGCCCTCAAACACGGATTCAATCAGATCCCGGTGGTAATAGCCGACGGTGAAAAGGGGGAAGATTGGACAGAAATTCAAATCGGCAAAAAACGTTTCGATAAATGTAAAATCGGCAAAGAGTATTCAAAATACGATCAGTTTATAGTTTTGAGCCATTTTAAAGGTCACGTTTTAGCAGGATTCGGGGGAGCAATAAAAAATCTCGCCATGGGCTTCGCCTCAAGAGGAGGAAAGCTCGCTCAGCACTCCGGTTCTGTCCCCTGGCTCAATTTTTTCGAGTGTAAAAAGTGCGGGGTCTGTGCGCAAAACTGTCCTGAAAACGCTATCGTAATCGGTCTGTTCCCGAGAGTGAAAAGAAATAAATGCGTGGGTTGCGCCTCTTGTATAGCCGTTTGCCCGACTGGCGCGATGAAGATAAATTGGCTGAGTTCGACAGGAAGAAAATTTCTGGAAAATATGGCAGAATACGCCCTCGCGGCTCAACTCGGAAAAAAAATGATTTTTTTCAATTATGTCATCAACGTGACAAAACTTTGTGATTGCGTCTCAAAACCGCTAAAAAAAATAGCCGATGACGTAGGTGTTTTGGTTTCCACAGACCCGGTTGCGATAGACCAGGCAAGCCTCGATCTTCTGGAAAAGAGAAATGGGAGAAAAGTGTTCCGCAGGGGCAGGTATATACTGGGCTACGCCGAAGAGGTTGGTCTCGGAAAAAGAGAATACGAATTAAAAGACATCTCCTGAAAATTTAACCCAAAAACAGCTTCGAATATGAATTCAGGTTATTTCTGATGTTCAAAAACAGAAACCGAAGCTGGCGCCAACGAAGGGCACAAAATTGTTCTGGTTGAAAAGAGGCGTGAAGCCGACTCTCAAAAATTTACCGTTTTTGGGTTGATACCTGTATCCCAGAACACCTGTCCCGAGGACAATTGTTTTGGATGTTTCGATTTCTTCTCCGAAGAAATAATCCGTCCCATCGATTTCTATGTGCGTTGGAACTGCGCCCAGACCCAATTCGAGGCTGTGGTTTCCCTTCCCCGTAAGATAACTCGCCGTTAAAGGGAAAGACTGAAATTTGATCCAGCCGTCGATAAAGAGGAAGAAAGACGACATGCTCCAATTTGAGTATCCTGCTCTCAACGCCAAAGGCCTTATTGGTCTGAAATCGTAGTTGATCGAGTAAAAAATACCGGGGCCAAACAATTCAAAATAGACTGCGTTTTTCGAGAAAGGTTTTGCGGTCTGGGAAAGCAGAGTTCCCGACAAGATGGCAAAAACAAGAAAAGCAAGTGTAAGTTTCTTCATATAATCTCCAATCGCTTTAGAAATTAAGCCGAATTTCAAAACAGGCAGTTTTACTGCCGTAAAACAATTTTAACACGCAATGCGAAATAGTAAAGTTTTTTTGACTAAAAGTTCTAATATATAAGCATGGGATAAGAGTTTACAAATTTTTGGGAAAGGAAAGTTGATTAATATGGTATAATAACACTAATAAAATGAACTCTGACCGAGAAAATAAATGAATGAATATTTTGCGCTCCGACATGACGACGGCAAAAAGATATGCAAATGGTATGAAGTCTGCCCCATGAAAAGGTTTTATGAAAAGGGTAAACTCGACGGGAAATGGATTTTGTCATACTGCAAAGGAAGCTGGGGAAAATGCGTCCGTTACCAAATGGAAGAAAATGGAGAATACCATCCGGACTCCATGTTGCCCGACGGAACCATTGACGAAAACCTGATATAAAAAGAAAGAGGAAAAAATCCCACTGTTCATTATGACCATGTTTTTTGGAGGAAATCTTACTTGGGGTATACTCCAGGATTTTTGTCTGAACCTAGGGTTTGAGTGTAATTCCCCTTCAGAAGGTATAGTGATAATTTCTGTTTACGACAACTATTCATGCGACCCGGATTTGAGAACTTCATGGGGTTTTTCGACCATTGTCAGCACGGGAGAAGAATTGATTCTCTTCGACACAGGCGGAGATTCCCAGACGCTTCTCTTCAACATGATGAAAGTGGGAGTAAATCCT
This window of the candidate division WOR-3 bacterium genome carries:
- a CDS encoding HprK-related kinase B — encoded protein: MNWTVESIKEEFNDKFQMKYSICLNFCGQKFSIKTDSQDLLTLLKKYYSNFISRQCDKATIIEIANSRELFFNLNFEKKQPDPGKNKIKEEFHDLTDGRCVRKILTGMVFVFGGNINLAIGDCLNNSNQIINYINNRFIQKMIESGSILLHSSAVSHFRKGIAISGFSGTGKSTLALQLVSRGLAFISNDRVLCKDAGDEALIYGIAKYPRINPGTIVNNPYLRQMLIKSELDYYKSMDRESLWNEERKFDVFIEDIFGKEKFKLESKLKYLLILNWSRKSPENTKIERIELKNRPDLYPSFLKPPGLFYIGNYHSDQDRSFLRTLEKSRVFEATGKPDFDFASEFFLKTISG
- a CDS encoding GAK system CofD-like protein, which gives rise to MKTKIILRKRVKLKDPWVCARYKKSPEYGPKILFFSGGSSLRDTSKVLVKYTHNSIHLITPFDSGGSSAKIRKEFGVLSVGDLRNRLMALADTSEKSNKRIYSLFSYRLSSNVKNSAARDILIKMSEGEHDLILSIDYPMKSIISAYIKKFLKKTSGKFDFRGANIGNIVLAGGYLSSDRNIDSTLYTFTKLVGVKGIVKPVVQNSLNIVSELQNHSFLYGQHLITGKETPKIKSRIKRIYLSSDPEGMKPFEIKIKPDISNLIKSADLICYPFGSFYSSLISNFLPLDVGKSILANPNTKIYVPNTYVDPEMKGLDLLSQIKTISEYLKICPKRVAGVLNFVLLDTQNASYPFRIEKNKIEELGVKIIDTQLVSPQSYPKIDPKNLVKILVSMA
- a CDS encoding DUF362 domain-containing protein, yielding MADVYYHRISNNITDGFISYISRKLLEKIVSSENIQFSKKVPLKVHFGEKGNATYNKPAFYSGVIDFLKSKGLETCYIETNVLYRGERTRRDTHIQLALKHGFNQIPVVIADGEKGEDWTEIQIGKKRFDKCKIGKEYSKYDQFIVLSHFKGHVLAGFGGAIKNLAMGFASRGGKLAQHSGSVPWLNFFECKKCGVCAQNCPENAIVIGLFPRVKRNKCVGCASCIAVCPTGAMKINWLSSTGRKFLENMAEYALAAQLGKKMIFFNYVINVTKLCDCVSKPLKKIADDVGVLVSTDPVAIDQASLDLLEKRNGRKVFRRGRYILGYAEEVGLGKREYELKDIS
- a CDS encoding GAK system ATP-grasp enzyme; this encodes MIKDQIAVIGLPGAWSTEILADEIQKITGFRKVIDMSQVHYDSISGSLSCEDLDLSHLDAIIVKKIGPQYNSDTLERLELLKYLHQKGTRIFSKPDSMMNCFDRLSGTLRLETGGIPIPATVITEDTKKALETVKIYKKAVFKPLFTSKARGMKVIFHDDIEIESNIRNFQNEGNPIMYIQKFVEIPQKDIGVVFLGGNFIGSYARVRTNNSWNTTTLSGGRYEKFEPSSEIIDMAKKAQDLFELDFTCIDIAVTPEGPLVFEASPFGGFKGLFQALNINAAKMYAQYVIDKIGG
- a CDS encoding amphi-Trp domain-containing protein, which codes for MSQKNDFKYESLLDNESIIKHLATLTEGFKKGELVFKRGKEEILLKPEGLINLEIKSKVKDGKSKLTVKFSWKKNTDKPGDKLFINTCI
- a CDS encoding amphi-Trp domain-containing protein, translating into MSKKEIKIKTRGEIQNVLEHLESLVNSLKSGKVIIEKNGEIITLVPEGTVSFELEAELKKDKEKIELEIEWKKDGIAEAEENSSFSITSGEEE
- a CDS encoding uracil-DNA glycosylase, with the translated sequence MNEYFALRHDDGKKICKWYEVCPMKRFYEKGKLDGKWILSYCKGSWGKCVRYQMEENGEYHPDSMLPDGTIDENLI
- a CDS encoding phosphotransferase, with product MKFSLEENLKFLIIEVKKQIVATKECLSSPHENDASRILSPGNYVDNLKNIILKKAYSSLSKSTKETDLMTIMSLNTIASNLERIGDLCESISKQTSHIFEKSILQNVDFDRYFNEIFNSIDLIEKSFFTKNTQNAIKICRTELILDGLYKEDFTVLVEKIKKAGDRTREYLALYTIIRYLERIGDAFQNIGEAIISSVAGTRLKIYDFTMLKEKTKCDIVFLEDIGVETKSGCRIERIKTNKKENSNDNIIYKEGNRDKLQKEDYNLKIWSEKFPDLVPKTFGFMEKDNNAVLLIQYLDAMNFQQLVFTENDKTVEKAVKRLCDKIKTVWIETKKDTPAKSDFINQVLTRIDDVIGAHPEFDELELSVLDIRQIPIKNLLLQLKSLEEKKFTCSFSVLLHGDFNSDNILYGQAEDRIFFVDLFRSKYGDYVQDLSVFLVSNFRIPIFDNSMRSRIDEINNFVLSQVRIFACSANDPTFEQRLSIGVARSLITSTRFALEKDFAKEMLLRSRYLLEKLKLSDSQKNGDFIFPVEILSL